The Thermococcus sp. genome includes a window with the following:
- a CDS encoding ASCH domain-containing protein translates to MKHLEFDGRYADAILKGRKRATVRLGRRPNLREGDEVLIHAGGYAIGKAVIERVESKTVKELTDEDAFLDGFSSREELINALKEHYKWVNDDSRAHVIVFRLVEKFDKPVMSSDYAYEGNLPVEIAEKALKYLDLPEEDRRLIELFLKTGSLRKAAYRLGGLNKRYLIREALRRAYEELKKRGIMKPKL, encoded by the coding sequence ATGAAGCACCTTGAGTTCGACGGTCGCTACGCCGATGCCATACTTAAGGGTAGGAAGAGGGCAACCGTCAGGCTCGGAAGGCGACCAAACCTCAGGGAAGGGGATGAAGTTCTAATCCACGCCGGTGGATACGCCATAGGTAAGGCCGTAATTGAGAGGGTTGAGAGCAAGACTGTCAAAGAGCTTACCGATGAGGACGCTTTTCTCGACGGGTTTTCGAGCAGGGAGGAGCTAATCAACGCTTTAAAGGAACACTACAAATGGGTGAACGACGACTCGAGGGCACACGTTATCGTTTTCCGCCTCGTGGAGAAGTTTGATAAACCCGTGATGAGCTCCGACTACGCCTACGAGGGGAACCTTCCGGTGGAGATAGCCGAGAAGGCCCTCAAATACCTCGACCTCCCAGAGGAAGATAGAAGGCTCATAGAACTGTTCCTCAAGACGGGAAGCCTGAGAAAAGCCGCTTATAGACTCGGTGGATTGAACAAGCGCTACCTTATAAGGGAAGCACTCAGGAGAGCATATGAAGAGCTCAAAAAGAGGGGAATCATGAAACCAAAGCTTTAA
- a CDS encoding ASCH domain-containing protein, which translates to MKVYRLFVRDEYLDFIKSGQKRIEVRVAYPQLRKIQPGDKIIFNDSIPAVVTQVKRYETFRQVLREEPIKKIFPDEPSFERAVKRFHNLYPKWKENRYGVIAIKFKLIGEGR; encoded by the coding sequence ATGAAGGTTTACAGGCTCTTTGTGAGAGATGAATACCTGGACTTCATAAAGTCTGGCCAGAAGAGGATTGAGGTGAGGGTTGCCTATCCCCAGCTTAGAAAAATTCAGCCCGGGGACAAGATTATCTTCAACGACTCGATTCCTGCAGTTGTGACCCAGGTCAAGCGCTACGAGACGTTTCGTCAGGTTCTGAGGGAAGAACCGATAAAGAAAATCTTTCCGGATGAACCGAGCTTTGAGAGAGCAGTAAAGAGGTTCCACAACCTCTACCCAAAGTGGAAGGAGAACCGCTACGGTGTTATAGCCATCAAGTTCAAGCTTATCGGTGAGGGGAGATGA
- a CDS encoding class III signal peptide-containing protein: protein MRRAQTAIEYLFMLAAVLVLVLIAARTIFQSMQTINNSINKYINQTRAQLLENL from the coding sequence ATGCGAAGGGCTCAAACAGCTATTGAATACCTTTTCATGCTCGCCGCAGTCTTAGTTCTAGTACTGATAGCAGCGAGGACAATCTTCCAGTCGATGCAGACCATTAATAACTCAATAAACAAGTACATCAACCAAACGAGAGCTCAGCTTCTTGAAAATCTGTGA